Proteins encoded in a region of the Candidatus Eisenbacteria bacterium genome:
- a CDS encoding flippase gives MSRSTVREVSRGSFYLGLEQLTTIIGGIFYSIVVLRMLGPAAYGTLSLGQAAIGLAGVLTTNVEAYLERFVGEIDARGDGHILRPLVRKVLAVKVVLALAAGVLVFLLADTVATAYGHRDLRRLLPVLAPLILLEGAGYALRVTLFGMQRFRSIWLVSLGNNLLKLAIVVLLWRLNEGVVALVAGLVFVQAFSVAALGVLVERFLPRERTGAPETPTHRKIWQYVLPLLGARAFFLSGQHLNRLILGALLPARELGLASFALMTIERFIALLAAVPNSLLPALSRLRGEGRDGEIERTVTEGYRVVAAMALLLMAGTYCLARETVWITGGGEFLPAVVPLQILALTPLFRTMQQPLTMCFYTYERTKIVFWLAAIKFAVEPLAYPLLIPRLGVSGAALASLLSSVVVFGPSVYLADRILPRTASLRHRATAIVWSIGVFVAVAGWFAGRIRPYWPDLAARLLLIAAALAAILFLGRLIRGDDLRRFAEASRRGRVTRLMGPVAGWLDRAQKRPAA, from the coding sequence ATGAGCCGTTCGACCGTCCGCGAGGTCTCCAGGGGGAGCTTCTACCTCGGGCTCGAGCAGCTCACGACGATCATCGGCGGGATCTTCTACTCGATCGTTGTCCTCCGCATGCTGGGTCCCGCGGCATACGGGACATTGAGCCTCGGACAGGCGGCGATCGGACTGGCCGGCGTCCTGACCACGAACGTCGAGGCCTACCTGGAGCGCTTCGTGGGAGAGATCGACGCGCGGGGCGACGGGCACATCTTGCGCCCGCTCGTCCGCAAGGTGTTGGCGGTCAAGGTGGTCCTCGCGCTCGCCGCGGGCGTGCTGGTCTTCCTGCTGGCCGACACCGTGGCCACCGCGTACGGCCACCGGGATCTCCGGCGCCTCCTGCCCGTCCTGGCGCCCCTGATCCTGCTGGAGGGCGCAGGCTACGCTCTCAGGGTGACCCTCTTCGGAATGCAGCGCTTCCGTTCGATCTGGCTCGTCTCCCTGGGCAACAACCTGTTGAAGCTCGCCATCGTCGTGCTCCTCTGGCGTTTGAATGAAGGCGTGGTCGCCCTGGTCGCGGGGCTCGTCTTCGTGCAGGCCTTCTCCGTCGCCGCCCTCGGCGTGCTGGTCGAGAGATTCCTGCCCCGGGAGCGCACGGGCGCCCCGGAGACGCCCACGCACCGGAAGATCTGGCAGTACGTCCTCCCTCTCCTGGGAGCGCGCGCCTTCTTCCTCTCGGGACAGCACTTGAACCGCCTGATCCTGGGGGCGCTCTTGCCGGCGCGGGAACTGGGGCTCGCCTCGTTCGCGCTGATGACCATCGAGCGATTCATCGCCCTGCTCGCCGCGGTTCCGAACTCCCTCCTGCCCGCGCTCTCCCGCCTGCGCGGCGAAGGACGCGACGGCGAGATCGAACGCACCGTCACCGAGGGGTATCGGGTGGTCGCGGCGATGGCCCTCCTCCTGATGGCGGGGACCTACTGCCTCGCGCGGGAGACGGTATGGATCACGGGCGGCGGCGAGTTCCTCCCCGCCGTTGTTCCGCTTCAGATCCTCGCTCTCACGCCTCTCTTCCGCACGATGCAGCAACCGCTGACGATGTGCTTCTACACCTATGAGAGGACGAAGATCGTCTTCTGGCTCGCCGCGATCAAGTTCGCGGTCGAGCCGCTCGCCTATCCTCTGCTGATCCCTCGGCTGGGGGTCTCCGGCGCGGCGCTCGCAAGCCTGCTCTCCTCGGTCGTCGTCTTCGGCCCTTCGGTCTATCTGGCGGACAGGATTCTTCCCCGGACGGCGTCGCTACGCCATCGCGCCACGGCGATCGTCTGGTCGATCGGCGTCTTCGTGGCGGTCGCGGGATGGTTCGCGGGGCGCATCCGGCCCTACTGGCCCGATCTCGCCGCGAGGCTCCTCCTCATTGCGGCGGCGCTGGCGGCGATCCTATTCCTCGGGAGGCTGATCCGGGGGGACGATCTGCGCCGCTTCGCAGAAGCGAGCCGGAGGGGTCGCGTCACCCGCCTCATGGGACCGGTGGCCGGCTGGCTCGACCGGGCGCAGAAACGCCCGGCGGCTTGA